One region of Phragmites australis chromosome 18, lpPhrAust1.1, whole genome shotgun sequence genomic DNA includes:
- the LOC133898320 gene encoding uncharacterized protein LOC133898320 encodes MEEEQKAPSFLDVPKDIPIATKSLTIRTSATECGGGGSDRSVPISPAISITPHLYSPSPPSSAFVSALQSPYISPRVLEPPASQPRQETKATGVSVTTTVAPSPVSCSNGSHSEDIDAPSASYTPPSECYDSSGIDAAKISDGGGGGGGGPLPPRVSFSFPVPRVSFTRGSVVSPSSNAKLRSCDVYIGYHGNGGLGRFCKWLKSELELQGIASFVADRAKYSDSQSHEIADRIICSVAFGVVVVTMSSFLNPFSLEEIRFFAQKKNLVPILFDTEPPEIAGLFDGKLEDKEGKEAFEGLMRCHEFKLEANESNSRSCVSRTVTLLRSKLGRKNIAEKENEASEGLPFPRNRHFVGREKELSEIEGMLFGSTVDIQEVDCLRGSSTNERSSGVSDGFADEESDTVRTSNARFISLEMRKCKEPTLEAWIDPVIELSSGKGRSLQKQRSKHRRSRFRCNSKSYGSANIVCIIGPSGIGKTELALEFAYRYSQRYKMVLWIGGEARYLRQNILNLSMSLGLDISAEAEKERGRIRSFEEQEFDAFQRVKRELFRDVPYLLIIDNLESERDWWEGKDLHDFIPRNTGATHVIVTTCLPHVMNFEPMQLPQLSYIDAMALIQGKRKKDYPPEETEVLRKFDERLGRLSFGLWVVGSLLSELMIAPSTLFEAVERISLSDNLFPIGANDDGFCHNNSFLIKVLVFCFALMDRAKGGSLTSRMVIAGSWLAPTPVSSTLLAATASKLPMKGSGMHLFGESLKTAFLCGTHCFLAPHGRKAEVESALLLVNLGLARKATRHPGCWIQFHPITQLFGKIRGGLALTTAAVNGVMRAGNPSVYSDHLWASAFLVFGFKSEPPAVQLKAVDMVLFIKKTALPLAIDSFMTFSRCGSALELLKVCTNVLEEVEKTYASRMQDWNRGSLCWRKKLQPNHRVDEFVWQEVTLLKATLLETRAKLLLRGGLFDSGEELCRTCISIRTVMLGHGHAQTLAAQETLAKLVRYRSKI; translated from the coding sequence ATGGAGGAAGAGCAAAAAGCTCCGAGCTTTCTTGATGTGCCCAAGGATATCCCCATTGCCACCAAGTCCCTGACCATCAGGACCAGCGCCACTgaatgcggcggcggcggctccgacCGGTCTGTCCCCATCTCGCCGGCCATCTCCATCACGCCACACCTCtactcgccgtcgccgccgtcttCCGCGTTCGTGTCGGCGCTGCAGTCCCCGTACATCTCGCCTCGAGTCCTCGAGCCGCCGGCGTCGCAGCCGCGCCAAGAAACCAAGGCCACCGGCGTCAGTGTCACCACCACCGTGGCGCCGTCGCCGGTGTCATGCTCCAATGGGTCCCACTCGGAGGATATCGACGCGCCCAGCGCGTCCTACACACCGCCGTCGGAGTGCTACGACTCCAGCGGCATCGACGCCGCCAAGATTTctgacggtggcggtggcggtggcggcggccccCTTCCGCCACGCGTGTCGTTCTCGTTCCCTGTGCCGCGGGTGTCCTTCACCAGGGGCTCCGTGGTGTCGCCGTCCTCCAACGCCAAGCTCCGAAGCTGCGATGTGTACATTGGCTACCACGGTAATGGCGGCCTCGGCAGGTTCTGCAAATGGCTCAAGTCAGAGCTCGAGCTGCAAGGCATTGCTTCGTTCGTCGCCGACCGCGCCAAGTACTCGGACTCACAGAGTCATGAGATTGCCGACCGGATTATTTGCTCGGTGGCATTTGGTGTTGTGGTGGTCACCATGTCAAGTTTCCTCAATCCATTTAGCCTTGAGGAGATCAGATTCTTTGCTCAGAAGAAGAACCTTGTGCCTATATTGTTTGACACTGAGCCGCCAGAGATTGCAGGGCTTTTTGATGGTAAATTGGAGGATAAGGAAGGGAAGGAAGCATTTGAAGGGCTGATGCGGTGCCATGAATTCAAGCTTGAGGCGAATGAGAGCAATTCAAGGAGCTGTGTGTCGAGGACAGTCACTCTGCTACGGTCCAAGCTTGGCCGGAAGAATATCGCTGAGAAGGAGAATGAAGCGTCTGAGGGCCTGCCTTTTCCACGCAACCGGCATTTTGTGGGAAGGGAGAAGGAGCTGAGTGAAATCGAAGGCATGCTTTTTGGGTCAACGGTGGATATCCAAGAAGTGGATTGCCTAAGGGGTTCCAGTACAAATGAACGATCAAGCGGTGTGTCTGATGGGTTTGCCGACGAGGAGAGCGATACCGTAAGGACATCTAATGCCAGATTCATCAGTTTGGAGATGCGCAAGTGCAAGGAGCCAACATTGGAGGCTTGGATAGATCCAGTTATTGAGTTGTCATCTGGTAAAGGGCGAAGCCTCCAGAAGCAAAGATCAAAGCACAGGAGGTCAAGGTTTCGGTGCAACAGCAAGAGCTACGGCAGTGCCAACATAGTCTGCATCATAGGCCCTTCAGGCATTGGCAAGACTGAATTGGCATTGGAGTTTGCTTACCGGTACTCGCAGCGGTACAAGATGGTGCTGTGGATTGGAGGCGAAGCTCGGTATTTGAGGCAGAACATACTCAATTTATCCATGAGTTTGGGATTGGATATCAGTGCAGAAGCCGAGAAAGAGAGGGGTAGGATTCGGAGCTTTGAGGAGCAAGAGTTTGATGCGTTCCAACGGGTGAAGCGGGAGTTGTTCCGCGATGTGCCCTATTTGCTCATAATTGACAATCTTGAGAGTGAGAGGGATTGGTGGGAAGGCAAGGATCTCCATGATTTCATCCCGAGGAACACTGGAGCGACGCATGTCATTGTGACCACATGTTTGCCACACGTGATGAACTTTGAGCCAATGCAACTACCACAGCTCTCCTACATTGATGCAATGGCCTTGATAcaggggaagaggaagaaagactACCCGCCTGAGGAAACAGAAGTTCTCAGGAAGTTTGATGAGCGGTTAGGCAGGCTGAGCTTTGGCCTGTGGGTTGTTGGTTCACTGCTGTCTGAGCTCATGATTGCTCCTTCCACTCTATTTGAGGCTGTTGAGAGAATATCACTGAGCGACAATTTGTTCCCCATTGGTGCCAATGATGATGGCTTCTGCCATAACAATTCTTTCTTGATAAAGGTCTTGGTCTTTTGTTTTGCATTGATGGACCGAGCAAAAGGAGGAAGCCTTACCTCAAGGATGGTCATTGCCGGTTCTTGGTTAGCTCCTACTCCTGTGTCATCTACACTATTAGCTGCAACAGCGAGCAAGCTACCAATGAAAGGCAGTGGTATGCACCTGTTCGGTGAATCCCTCAAGACTGCATTTCTATGTGGCACACATTGCTTTCTAGCTCCACATGGACGGAAAGCTGAGGTGGAGTCGGCGCTCTTACTTGTTAATCTTGGGTTGGCAAGAAAGGCAACTCGACATCCTGGTTGCTGGATCCAATTCCATCCGATCACACAACTCTTTGGCAAGATCAGGGGTGGTTTGGCGCTGACAACTGCAGCAGTGAATGGAGTAATGAGGGCCGGAAACCCCTCAGTATACTCTGACCACCTGTGGGCTAGTGCATTCCTTGTGTTTGGTTTCAAGTCTGAGCCACCTGCTGTTCAGCTTAAAGCAGTTGACATGGTACTCTTCATAAAGAAGACGGCACTGCCCCTGGCAATTGACTCCTTCATGACATTCTCACGGTGTGGTTCAGCTTTAGAGCTGCTCAAGGTGTGCACTAACGTCCTCGAGGAGGTGGAGAAGACTTATGCGTCGCGGATGCAGGACTGGAACCGCGGGTCATTATGCTGGAGGAAGAAGCTGCAACCGAACCACCGTGTTGATGAATTTGTCTGGCAGGAGGTGACTCTGCTCAAGGCGACATTGCTCGAGACAAGGGCAAAGCTGCTGCTCCGAGGTGGGCTGTTCGACAGTGGCGAAGAGCTGTGCAGGACCTGCATTAGCATCCGGACAGTCATGCTTGGCCATGGCCATGCCCAGACTCTAGCTGCTCAGGAGACATTGGCAAAGCTGGTCAGATACAGGAGTAAGATATGA